The following are encoded in a window of Flavobacterium sp. WC2421 genomic DNA:
- a CDS encoding ABC transporter permease gives MLKSWINIFLNQTKNNKLFTALNILGLSIGIAGLIFATLYWNDEHSYNQWNPEKDNVHMVINTLNNEKWPYTVAAIGQYLDNDPNIESYNYSYNWYDSDLFSYNGKKRKIEKAFNTQNKFFDYFPFPFLYGNAKNALKDESSIAISEKIYKAFFNNENPVGKQIKFGKNYYTISGVYQNEMKSSFAPDVVLTDNFKKVITPNLDKWELFNFCLLLKLKDNAKKEVVERKIEKLFIDNVITQEAKEANITLEQQIKEHGIVAIHLEPLIDARLNSVLNENWGYPEGIGNYQYLMIMIGLSILIMILSIINYVNLATAGAIKRAKEVGMRKVLGASKRNIIVQFISETIVIVIVSILLALVIVEISLPYYNEFLEKDLKIYGGEFYLQLIFIFGIVVFLGGFFPALYISSFETQKVLKGNFNRSKTGIWLRNSMLVFQFAIAVFFIVGSTIVYQQVNHLTNKNLGFKGDQVIEIDYLKKFDTQSEAIYKKEFFQDYLKAKEQLTRMKGVNQVATANFSFGNGARSSRDYLYQNANIQGLNMAVDFGMMEMMNIKLTEGRYLSTRYASDTINNVMVNETAVKLLGIKQPIGKEIISGDGDKFKIISVVKDFNLRGPQEKNSPMVFMHLKTMPLMSQGVNSIFVKVNTDNIEITMSDIEQFWTTKVDTEYPFSYEFVDKKYARSYKEYVKQKNLFSLLNLVVVLIAIFGLFALASFSMERRLREIAIRITLGAETTILLKELSKQYVVFCSIGFVIGVVPAYFLLQKWLDDFAYRIDIQFLPFAIAFVSLLFLTLVVVLAKAYQVTKLDILKYLKYE, from the coding sequence ATGCTAAAGAGTTGGATAAATATATTTTTAAATCAAACTAAAAACAACAAGCTTTTTACAGCTTTGAATATTTTAGGTTTGAGTATTGGAATTGCAGGATTAATTTTTGCAACCCTATACTGGAATGACGAGCATAGTTATAATCAATGGAATCCTGAAAAGGACAATGTTCATATGGTTATAAATACCCTGAACAATGAAAAATGGCCCTATACGGTTGCCGCTATCGGGCAATATCTAGACAACGATCCCAATATTGAAAGTTATAATTATAGCTATAATTGGTACGATTCAGACTTGTTTAGCTATAACGGTAAAAAGCGAAAAATTGAAAAAGCGTTTAATACTCAAAATAAGTTTTTTGACTATTTTCCTTTTCCATTCCTTTATGGAAATGCTAAAAATGCTCTGAAGGATGAATCCTCAATTGCTATTTCGGAGAAAATTTACAAAGCTTTTTTCAACAATGAAAATCCTGTAGGAAAGCAAATTAAATTTGGAAAAAACTACTACACTATAAGTGGTGTGTACCAAAATGAAATGAAAAGTTCATTTGCACCTGATGTGGTACTTACGGATAATTTTAAAAAAGTTATTACCCCAAATTTGGACAAATGGGAGCTTTTTAATTTTTGCTTACTCCTTAAGCTTAAAGATAATGCTAAAAAGGAAGTTGTTGAACGTAAGATAGAAAAGCTTTTTATTGATAACGTAATTACACAAGAAGCAAAAGAGGCCAATATTACTTTAGAACAACAAATAAAGGAACACGGAATTGTAGCCATACATTTAGAACCCTTGATAGATGCGCGCCTTAATTCGGTATTAAATGAAAATTGGGGTTATCCTGAAGGAATAGGAAATTACCAATACTTAATGATAATGATAGGGTTGTCCATTCTGATAATGATTCTTTCCATTATTAACTATGTCAATTTAGCTACTGCAGGAGCCATTAAAAGAGCCAAGGAAGTCGGTATGCGAAAAGTATTGGGCGCAAGTAAAAGAAATATTATCGTTCAATTTATTTCTGAAACAATTGTAATTGTTATAGTATCTATTCTATTAGCATTAGTAATTGTTGAGATTTCTTTACCCTATTACAATGAATTTTTAGAGAAAGATTTGAAAATTTATGGAGGTGAATTTTATTTACAATTGATCTTTATTTTCGGAATTGTCGTTTTCCTTGGCGGATTTTTCCCTGCGCTTTATATCTCAAGTTTTGAAACGCAAAAAGTTTTAAAAGGAAACTTCAACAGAAGTAAAACAGGAATATGGTTACGCAACAGTATGTTGGTTTTTCAATTTGCTATCGCTGTTTTTTTTATTGTTGGTTCGACCATTGTTTATCAACAAGTAAATCATTTAACCAATAAAAATCTAGGTTTTAAAGGTGATCAAGTAATTGAAATTGATTATCTGAAAAAGTTTGATACACAATCTGAAGCAATTTATAAAAAAGAGTTTTTTCAGGATTATTTGAAGGCAAAAGAGCAATTGACCAGAATGAAAGGTGTTAATCAGGTAGCTACAGCAAATTTTTCTTTTGGAAATGGCGCGCGATCTTCACGAGATTATTTGTACCAAAATGCCAACATTCAAGGCTTGAATATGGCCGTTGATTTTGGGATGATGGAAATGATGAACATCAAACTAACAGAAGGACGATATTTGAGTACTAGATACGCTTCGGATACCATTAATAATGTAATGGTTAATGAAACGGCAGTAAAATTATTAGGGATTAAACAACCAATAGGAAAAGAAATTATTTCTGGTGATGGAGATAAATTCAAAATAATAAGCGTTGTAAAAGATTTTAATTTAAGAGGGCCGCAAGAAAAAAACTCGCCAATGGTGTTCATGCATTTAAAGACAATGCCATTGATGTCACAAGGCGTAAATTCAATTTTTGTAAAAGTAAATACAGATAATATTGAAATCACGATGAGCGATATTGAGCAATTTTGGACTACTAAAGTCGATACCGAATATCCGTTTTCATATGAGTTTGTCGATAAGAAATACGCACGTTCTTATAAGGAATATGTCAAACAAAAAAATCTCTTCTCGTTACTGAATCTTGTAGTTGTTCTTATTGCCATTTTCGGATTGTTTGCATTAGCTTCATTCTCTATGGAGCGAAGATTAAGAGAAATCGCTATTAGAATAACCTTGGGTGCTGAAACGACTATTTTACTTAAGGAATTATCAAAACAGTATGTAGTTTTTTGTTCGATTGGTTTTGTTATCGGAGTGGTTCCAGCCTACTTTCTGTTACAAAAATGGCTAGATGATTTTGCATATCGTATTGATATTCAGTTTTTACCTTTTGCGATTGCTTTTGTTTCTTTATTGTTTTTGACTTTAGTAGTTGTTTTAGCGAAAGCCTATCAAGTAACCAAACTGGATATTTTAAAATACTTAAAATACGAATAA
- a CDS encoding ABC transporter permease encodes MIINWIKIFIYHLKQNKLFSFLNVLGLSIGIAGVIFATLYWNDEQSYDAWNPDKDNVFLVANQMSENSFWASSSAPIGAAIKEKSLEVASYCYLSGNYESDIIRFKNKKVQTSKIVSAQKNFFEFFPFEFVEGSQESALPDENSISLSDDLALQIFGKETALGKEVLFQNKKLIVRSVYKMDKKSSYNPSCVVNFIDLRIRKTIDQWGNFQFVLFLKVKNPDKVSLIENDLKKLYYDNMTVRYAKENGITPAQYIEKYGTTKPFLEPLSTVRLHTKTGGLIEENGNFQFLMIMVGLSVLILLLSIVNYINSATANAIKRAKEVGVRKVMGSSKSNIIQQFVFETGILSLFSILFALVIVELSLPYYNDFLNKTIIVQGSQFYVQLIIIFSITVCLAGVFPAIYVSNFETLKVLKGNFGRSKSGVWLRNGMLIFQFSIATFFIIGSYIVYQQIDYMNRKDLGFKANQILSISYSNVYGEEITDDFRFDRYSTIKNELLRIPGVKQVASAGFAFGGSAKSTISYQYKDLSVDGDNIPIDFGMLEMMQIKIVKGRYLSPKFAQDTINTMLINETATRLLKEKNPIGKKVNWNGKEITIVGVVKDFNIGNPSEAIPPVSLFHFKTNSWTTFALNNIYVDADSKTMDKTLADIEKFWLKKVDPDYPFSYDFVDKEYKRSYSSFVKQKNMFSLLNVVVILIALFGLFCLASFSIERRMKAIAIRKTLGAETTILLKELSKQYIVFCVVGFLIILFPTYYLLNKWLENFAYRIDISIYPFIIGFIALLSLTLLVVLSRAYQATRVDVLKYLKYE; translated from the coding sequence ATGATAATCAACTGGATAAAAATATTTATTTATCATTTAAAGCAAAACAAACTGTTTTCTTTTCTCAACGTTTTAGGATTGAGTATTGGTATTGCAGGAGTGATTTTCGCTACTTTATACTGGAATGACGAGCAAAGTTATGATGCATGGAATCCTGACAAAGACAACGTTTTTTTGGTAGCTAATCAAATGAGCGAAAATTCATTTTGGGCATCGAGTTCAGCACCAATAGGAGCTGCAATAAAAGAGAAAAGTTTAGAAGTAGCATCGTATTGTTATTTAAGTGGAAATTATGAAAGTGACATAATTCGCTTTAAAAATAAAAAAGTGCAAACGAGTAAAATCGTATCAGCACAAAAGAATTTTTTTGAATTTTTTCCTTTTGAATTTGTAGAAGGAAGTCAAGAATCAGCATTGCCAGATGAAAATAGTATCAGTCTCTCAGATGATTTAGCTTTGCAGATTTTTGGAAAGGAAACTGCTCTAGGAAAAGAAGTTCTCTTTCAGAATAAGAAATTGATAGTAAGAAGCGTTTATAAAATGGATAAAAAATCTTCTTATAATCCTTCCTGTGTAGTCAATTTCATTGATTTAAGAATTAGAAAAACAATTGACCAATGGGGGAATTTTCAGTTTGTATTATTTCTTAAAGTTAAAAATCCGGATAAAGTTTCACTTATAGAAAATGATTTAAAGAAACTTTATTATGATAACATGACGGTTCGTTATGCAAAAGAAAATGGAATTACTCCAGCGCAATACATTGAAAAATATGGAACTACCAAACCCTTTTTAGAGCCTTTATCTACTGTTCGACTACATACTAAAACGGGTGGATTAATTGAGGAAAATGGCAATTTTCAGTTTTTGATGATTATGGTTGGATTATCAGTTTTAATACTTCTTCTTTCAATTGTAAATTATATCAATTCTGCAACAGCAAATGCAATAAAACGTGCTAAAGAAGTTGGTGTAAGAAAAGTTATGGGCTCTTCAAAAAGTAATATAATCCAGCAATTTGTTTTTGAAACAGGAATACTATCGTTGTTTTCAATTTTATTTGCTCTTGTAATTGTTGAGCTGTCGTTACCTTATTATAATGATTTTTTAAATAAAACTATCATTGTACAAGGCAGTCAATTTTATGTACAACTTATTATAATATTTAGTATTACAGTTTGTTTGGCAGGAGTTTTTCCAGCAATATATGTTTCTAATTTTGAAACTTTAAAGGTGTTGAAAGGCAATTTTGGAAGAAGTAAAAGTGGCGTATGGTTACGAAACGGAATGTTGATTTTTCAATTTTCAATTGCAACCTTTTTCATCATCGGTTCCTATATTGTTTATCAGCAAATAGATTATATGAATAGAAAAGATTTAGGTTTTAAAGCCAATCAAATTTTAAGTATATCGTATAGTAATGTTTATGGAGAGGAGATAACAGATGATTTTAGATTTGACCGTTACTCAACAATCAAAAATGAATTATTACGCATTCCGGGGGTAAAACAAGTTGCATCAGCTGGCTTTGCTTTTGGAGGATCTGCAAAATCAACAATATCGTATCAATATAAAGATTTAAGTGTGGATGGAGACAATATTCCGATTGATTTTGGAATGTTAGAAATGATGCAAATAAAAATTGTAAAGGGGAGGTACTTGAGTCCAAAATTTGCTCAGGATACTATTAATACGATGTTAATAAATGAAACTGCCACTAGACTATTAAAAGAGAAAAACCCAATTGGAAAAAAGGTGAATTGGAATGGTAAAGAGATAACTATCGTTGGAGTTGTAAAGGATTTTAACATAGGTAATCCTAGCGAAGCGATTCCTCCAGTGTCATTGTTTCATTTTAAAACAAATTCATGGACAACGTTTGCCTTAAATAATATTTATGTTGATGCAGATTCAAAAACGATGGATAAAACGCTTGCGGATATTGAGAAGTTTTGGTTGAAGAAAGTCGATCCAGATTATCCATTTTCGTATGATTTTGTAGATAAAGAATATAAAAGGTCTTACAGCAGTTTTGTAAAACAAAAAAATATGTTCTCATTATTAAATGTTGTGGTTATCCTCATTGCACTTTTTGGATTGTTCTGTCTAGCTTCATTTTCAATAGAAAGACGTATGAAAGCAATCGCTATCCGAAAAACGCTTGGAGCCGAAACTACTATTTTACTTAAAGAATTATCCAAACAATACATTGTTTTCTGTGTTGTTGGCTTTCTAATTATACTTTTTCCAACTTATTATTTGCTCAATAAATGGTTAGAGAATTTCGCTTATCGAATTGACATTTCAATCTATCCATTTATTATTGGCTTTATTGCCTTATTGTCATTGACCCTACTTGTGGTTCTTTCTAGAGCCTATCAGGCGACAAGAGTAGATGTCTTGAAATATTTAAAATACGAATAA
- a CDS encoding ABC transporter ATP-binding protein, translating into MIQIKNLSKVFRTEEVETMALSEVSLTINQGDFVSIMGPSGSGKSTLLNIVGLLDSGSGGSYQLLNQEMIGLKEKEKSKARKENIGFIFQNFNLIDELSVYDNIELPLIYNKVPSSDRKQKVEAIANKLGISHRLKHFPQQLSGGQQQRVAVARALINDPKIILADEPTGNLDSKNGNEVMELLTDLHANGATILMVTHSDYDASFSQRTILMKDGVVSSEKHNQRNVDVFKV; encoded by the coding sequence ATGATTCAAATTAAAAACCTTTCAAAAGTATTTAGAACCGAAGAAGTAGAAACGATGGCATTGAGCGAAGTTTCATTAACCATTAATCAAGGTGATTTTGTGTCTATTATGGGGCCGTCAGGAAGCGGAAAATCAACATTGTTGAATATTGTAGGATTGCTTGATAGTGGTTCAGGAGGAAGTTATCAATTGTTGAACCAAGAGATGATTGGTCTCAAAGAGAAAGAAAAATCGAAAGCCAGAAAAGAAAATATTGGTTTTATATTCCAGAATTTCAACTTGATTGACGAATTATCAGTGTATGATAATATCGAATTGCCATTAATTTATAATAAAGTTCCTTCGTCTGACAGAAAACAAAAAGTAGAAGCAATTGCCAATAAATTAGGGATTTCGCATCGTTTGAAACATTTTCCGCAACAACTTTCAGGAGGTCAGCAACAACGTGTAGCAGTTGCCAGAGCTTTGATAAATGATCCAAAAATTATTCTTGCCGATGAACCTACAGGAAACTTAGATAGTAAAAACGGAAATGAAGTAATGGAATTGTTAACCGATTTACACGCAAACGGTGCTACAATTTTGATGGTTACTCACTCCGATTATGATGCTTCTTTTTCACAAAGAACGATTTTAATGAAAGATGGTGTTGTCTCTTCTGAAAAGCACAATCAAAGGAATGTAGATGTTTTTAAAGTATAA
- a CDS encoding efflux RND transporter periplasmic adaptor subunit, protein MDTIIKSKSNKKKQLLIALPIILVLGYVVFTSVTKKRSLNVKKSEISIKTVENDFFEDFMSFQAKAVPINSMLINIIEGGAVQEIFVENGDFVTKGQSLARLYNPNSELAYMQQETAIIEQINNLNKAKLDLRNQELNLGKDLLSIEHDFQDAKNLYDVNKNLFEQEILAKSEWEKTKENFRFQKERMNIIKQSVSKERQANQVQIGQLNQSIDFMNKSLDILRTNKKNFLVTAPISGRLSSFEPILGKTYAQNTSIGFIDDQKGYKLVADVDEFYLDRISEGQKGTVSFDNKEVEVKITKVIPEVKGGRFQLELDFVSSEKLDLKQGLSFGVKLNLSEKTKSLVLSKGSFNEDTSGKWIFVVKGNQAEKRTIKLGRENPLYYEVLDGLKAGEKVITSSYKDYKQVEVLNLE, encoded by the coding sequence ATGGACACCATTATTAAAAGTAAAAGTAACAAAAAAAAACAGCTATTAATCGCATTACCTATTATCTTAGTTTTAGGATATGTGGTCTTTACTTCCGTAACTAAGAAAAGAAGTTTGAATGTGAAGAAAAGCGAAATTAGCATAAAAACAGTCGAAAATGATTTTTTTGAAGATTTCATGTCTTTTCAAGCTAAGGCCGTTCCTATCAATTCGATGCTGATTAATATTATAGAAGGTGGAGCCGTTCAGGAAATATTTGTTGAAAACGGTGATTTTGTGACTAAAGGGCAATCATTAGCACGTTTGTACAATCCCAACTCAGAGTTGGCTTATATGCAGCAAGAAACAGCAATTATAGAGCAAATTAATAATTTGAATAAAGCAAAACTCGATTTACGTAATCAAGAACTAAATTTAGGAAAGGATTTGTTATCAATTGAACACGATTTTCAAGATGCTAAAAATTTGTATGATGTAAATAAGAATCTTTTCGAGCAAGAAATCCTTGCTAAGAGTGAATGGGAGAAAACGAAGGAAAATTTTCGTTTTCAAAAAGAACGAATGAACATTATAAAACAAAGTGTTAGTAAGGAAAGACAAGCCAATCAGGTTCAAATAGGACAACTCAATCAATCCATAGATTTCATGAATAAGAGTTTGGATATTTTAAGAACCAATAAAAAGAATTTCCTTGTTACAGCACCTATTTCCGGAAGACTTTCTTCTTTTGAACCGATTTTAGGAAAAACCTATGCACAAAATACAAGTATTGGTTTTATTGATGATCAAAAAGGATATAAACTGGTTGCTGATGTCGACGAATTTTATTTAGATCGCATTTCAGAAGGACAAAAAGGAACGGTAAGTTTTGATAATAAAGAGGTTGAGGTTAAAATAACAAAAGTGATTCCTGAGGTAAAAGGAGGAAGGTTTCAATTAGAATTAGACTTTGTATCTTCGGAAAAATTAGATTTAAAACAAGGGTTAAGTTTTGGAGTGAAATTAAATTTATCTGAAAAAACGAAAAGTTTAGTGCTTTCTAAAGGTAGCTTTAACGAAGATACTAGTGGAAAATGGATTTTTGTGGTCAAAGGAAATCAAGCGGAAAAGAGAACCATCAAATTAGGTCGAGAAAATCCGTTGTATTATGAAGTTTTAGACGGATTAAAAGCTGGTGAAAAAGTAATTACATCATCGTATAAAGATTATAAACAAGTAGAAGTTTTGAATTTAGAATAG
- a CDS encoding sigma-54-dependent transcriptional regulator, translated as MKKTNAAILVIDDQEDILFASKMLLKKHFEDIYTLSNPKNVVELLAKNTIDVVLLDMNYRIGFEDGKEGLYLLKEIKTLSPKTVVILMTAFGKVETAVEGLKAGAFDYILKPWENQKLLEVVKQAVDKSRKEKKKPTPIEMDTDYFIGNSEAIKKAYAVADKVAKTDANVLILGENGTGKFVLSHHIFSQSERKINPFIHVDLGSLNSNIFESELFGYAKGAFTDAKVDTAGRFEMAQNGTIFLDEIGNVPLHLQSKLLQVIQTKTVTRLGESKARLLNVRIITATNLNLKQEVADKNFREDLYYRINTMEIILPPLRERDEDKIPLANYLLQKMIKKYQRDEIIFNSKVIEQIQKHAWNGNIREMENRIERAVILCENNTITVSDLDLYEITQYENSPEDVQLSSIEKATVEKVLLKNDNNISKAAEELGLSRAALYRRLEKYNISTH; from the coding sequence ATGAAGAAAACCAACGCCGCAATTCTAGTAATAGATGATCAAGAAGACATCCTTTTTGCTTCAAAAATGCTACTTAAAAAGCATTTTGAAGACATTTATACCCTCAGTAATCCCAAAAACGTAGTCGAATTATTAGCCAAAAATACGATAGACGTTGTTTTATTGGACATGAATTACCGAATTGGTTTTGAAGATGGTAAAGAAGGATTGTATTTATTGAAAGAAATAAAAACGCTTTCGCCAAAAACAGTTGTGATTTTAATGACTGCTTTTGGTAAGGTAGAAACAGCTGTTGAAGGCTTAAAAGCCGGGGCGTTTGATTATATTTTGAAACCTTGGGAAAACCAAAAACTACTTGAAGTAGTAAAACAAGCCGTTGATAAATCCCGAAAAGAGAAAAAGAAACCTACTCCAATTGAAATGGATACCGATTATTTCATTGGAAATTCTGAAGCTATCAAAAAAGCGTATGCTGTAGCTGATAAAGTCGCTAAAACAGATGCTAACGTTCTGATTTTAGGAGAAAATGGAACAGGAAAATTTGTGTTATCACATCATATCTTTAGTCAATCAGAACGAAAAATCAATCCGTTCATTCACGTTGATTTGGGTTCTTTAAATTCAAATATTTTCGAAAGTGAACTTTTTGGTTATGCAAAAGGCGCTTTTACAGATGCGAAAGTGGATACTGCTGGACGTTTTGAAATGGCTCAAAACGGAACTATCTTTTTAGATGAAATCGGGAATGTTCCTTTGCATTTACAGTCGAAACTTTTACAAGTTATTCAAACTAAAACCGTAACCCGTTTAGGCGAATCAAAAGCAAGACTGTTGAATGTGCGTATTATTACGGCTACCAATTTAAATCTAAAACAAGAAGTCGCTGATAAAAACTTTAGAGAAGATTTATACTATCGCATCAATACTATGGAAATCATACTTCCACCTTTGCGAGAACGTGATGAAGATAAAATTCCGCTAGCCAATTATCTTTTACAGAAAATGATTAAAAAATACCAACGTGACGAAATTATTTTTAATTCTAAAGTAATAGAACAAATTCAGAAACACGCCTGGAACGGTAACATTCGTGAAATGGAAAACCGAATTGAGCGTGCCGTTATTCTTTGTGAAAACAATACAATAACTGTTTCTGATCTTGATTTATACGAAATTACTCAGTACGAAAATAGTCCTGAAGACGTCCAACTCTCTTCAATAGAAAAAGCAACTGTTGAAAAAGTATTGCTGAAAAATGATAATAATATTTCTAAAGCCGCTGAGGAATTAGGATTATCAAGAGCTGCTTTATACCGTCGTTTAGAAAAATATAACATCAGTACTCATTAA
- a CDS encoding PAS domain-containing sensor histidine kinase has translation MYFYIKNAFSLYDRTITSILQNDFTADFSKHKSHNNYIKLFELYEKLKSDKKEQISKDMVYRSILNTVETGIIILQKQETEWDIFLMNDYFSKHFSVPKVSKWKYLKNQLASLCEIIEEHHFQEIKTSLEIRVNQQDTQTFVLQTSRSEIYNQDYFIILLDSIQNVVEKKEKEAWGNLMKVISHELLNSITPIRSLSQNLHELVQQESISSDDLEDMKTSVATMLRRSDHLQQFVESYRKLAMLPSPKKEQIRLQQLIANSFEIMTPLFIKEGIEVVNTITINHWLEADSKQMEQVFINLFTNCIYALKEIAQKRIFISAEAKENRTFITISDNGKGIEPEIENKIFLPFFTTRKEGAGIGLTLSKNIIESHGGYLAYKNEEEKTTFVICLITD, from the coding sequence ATGTATTTTTACATTAAAAATGCTTTTTCACTTTATGACAGAACCATTACTTCTATTCTTCAAAATGATTTTACAGCTGATTTTTCAAAACATAAATCACATAACAATTATATCAAATTATTTGAATTGTATGAAAAGCTAAAATCGGATAAAAAGGAACAAATATCGAAAGATATGGTTTACCGCTCCATTTTAAATACGGTTGAAACTGGAATTATAATACTGCAAAAACAAGAAACAGAATGGGACATTTTTTTGATGAATGACTATTTTTCTAAACATTTTAGTGTTCCCAAAGTTTCTAAATGGAAATACCTCAAGAATCAATTAGCTTCTTTATGTGAAATTATTGAAGAGCACCATTTTCAAGAAATCAAGACTTCACTAGAAATACGGGTAAACCAACAAGATACACAAACGTTCGTTCTGCAAACCTCTAGAAGTGAAATTTACAACCAAGATTATTTCATCATTTTACTGGATTCTATCCAGAATGTAGTGGAGAAAAAAGAAAAAGAAGCTTGGGGGAATTTGATGAAAGTGATATCGCATGAATTATTAAACTCCATTACTCCAATTCGCTCGCTTTCGCAAAATTTACACGAGTTAGTACAACAAGAAAGCATTTCTTCGGATGATCTTGAAGACATGAAAACCAGTGTAGCAACGATGTTACGCCGTAGTGACCATTTGCAACAATTTGTAGAAAGTTACCGTAAACTTGCCATGTTGCCATCACCTAAAAAGGAACAGATAAGACTGCAACAACTCATTGCAAATAGTTTTGAAATTATGACTCCTTTATTCATAAAAGAAGGAATTGAAGTTGTAAATACTATTACTATTAATCATTGGTTAGAAGCAGATTCAAAACAAATGGAACAAGTATTTATCAATCTATTCACCAATTGTATTTATGCCTTAAAAGAAATAGCACAAAAACGGATATTTATTTCGGCTGAAGCCAAAGAAAACAGGACATTCATAACAATATCAGACAATGGAAAAGGCATTGAACCCGAAATAGAAAATAAAATTTTCCTCCCTTTTTTCACTACAAGAAAAGAAGGCGCTGGAATTGGATTAACCTTATCCAAAAATATTATCGAATCTCATGGTGGCTATCTAGCTTATAAAAATGAGGAAGAAAAAACTACTTTTGTTATTTGTCTTATTACAGATTGA